The Pseudomonas sp. S06B 330 genome contains the following window.
TGGTAGTAGTAGCCGCGGAAAAAGTGTTTCTGCAGCGTGGTCCAGTCACCCTCGGTGTAGGCACCAGTAGAGATCACCACTTTGTCGGCACTGACCGAGCCGTTGGCGGTTTTCACTCGCCAGCTGTGGCCTTCGCGCGCCAGGCCTTCGACAGCAGATTGCTGAAAAATCTGTCCACCCAGGCGGGTGACCGCAGCGGCCAGGCCTTGGGTATAAGCCATGGGGTTGATGGTGCCTGCGCGGCGATCAAGCAGCGCAGCGGAAATCTTGTCGGTACCGCAGTATTCCTCACAGCGCGCACCGGTGAGCAGCTCGACATCGGCACCGCGACGGGTCCACTGCTGGTGGCGGGCTTCAAGGTCAGCAACACCACTGGCGTTGTGAGCCATGTGCAGGGTGCCAGTGTTGTGTGCCTGGCAGTCAATACCCAGGCGTTTGATGGTGGCGAAAACTTCAGCTGGCGCTTCGCCGAGCACCTTGTTCAGGCGACTGCCTTGCAGTTGGCCAAGGGTGGCTTCAACGTCATCGGGACGAATCCAGGTACCGGCGTTGACCAGCCCGACGTTACGCCCGGAACCGCCGTGACCGATTTTCCAGGCCTCCAGCACAATCACCGACTTGCCCTGTTCGAGCAGGTGCAGCGCAGCGCTCAGACCGGTAATGCCGCCGCCGATGACGCAGACGTCGGCCTTGAGTTCGGTGGCCAGTTTATCGACCGGCGTAGCGAGCTTGGTGACATGTTCCCACAGACATTGTTGACGCAGCTCTGGCATGGCCGGCTTCCTCATTATTCTTGTTCGGTGGTGCGCCTATCGCCGGCAAGGTCGGCTCCCACAGGGAGCTGGCATTGCCGGCGATTACGCCAACGCGGTGATCAGTCGAACACAATCCCCTGCGCCAGCGGCAGTTCACGGGAGTAGTTCACCGTATTGGTCTGGCGACGCATATAGGCTTTCCAGGAGTCGGAGCCCGACTCACGGCCACCACCGGTTTCTTTCTCACCGCCAAACGCGCCGCCGATCTCTGCACCGCTGGTGCCGATGTTGACGTTGGCGATACCGCAGTCGCTGCCCGAGGCGCTCTGGAAGCGCTCGGCTTCACGCAGGTCTGTGGTGAAGATGCACGAAGACAGACCTTGCGGCACTTCATTGTTCAGACGCAGGGCCTCTTCAAAGTCGTCATAGGCCAGAACGTAGAGGATCGGCGCGAAGGTCTCATGACGCACTACCGCGCTCTGTGCCGGCATCTCGGCAATGGCCGGAGTCACGTAGTAAGCGTTCGGATACTGTTCCGCCAACTGGCGCTCACCACCGAACACCTGGCCACCTTCGTCGCGAGCACGAGCCAGGGCGTCTTGCATGGCGCTGAAGGACGGCTTGTCGATCAGCGGACCGACCAGGTTGTCCTTGCGAGGGTCACCGATACGCACCTTGGCGTACGCAGCTTTGACCCGTGCCACGACTTCGTCCTTGATCGAACGGTGCACAATCAGGCGACGCAGGGTGGTGCAACGCTGACCGGCCGTACCGACAGCGCTGAACAGGATGCCGCGCACAGCCAGGTCCAGATCGGCGCTCGGCGCCAGGATCATGGCATTGTTGCCACCGAGTTCGAGGATGCTGCGACCAAAGCGGGCAGCAACGCGAGGACCGACTTCACGCCCCATGCGGGTACTGCCAGTAGCGCTGACCAACGGCACGCGCGGGTCATCAACCAAGGCCTCACCGGCTTCGCGATCACCGATGATCAGTTGGCTCAGGCCTTCTGGTGCGTCACCAAAGGCTTTCAGGGCTTTCTCAAACAGCGCCTGGCACGCCAGGGCGGTCAGCGGTGTCTTCTCCGAAGGCTTCCAGACCACGGCGTTGCCGCAAACCAGCGCCAGTGAGGTGTTCCAGGCCCAGACCGCGACCGGGAAGTTGAAGGCGCTGATGACGCCAACCACACCCAGCGGATGCCAGGTTTCACGCATGTGGTGACCAGGGCGCTCGGAGGCGATGGTCAGACCGTACAACTGGCGCGACAAGCCCACAGCGAAGTCGCAGATGTCGATCATTTCCTGAACTTCACCCAGGCCTTCCTGGGTGATCTTGCCGGCTTCAACAGACACCAGTTCGCCAAGCGCAGCCTTGTTTTCGCGCAGCACTTCACCAAACAGGCGAATCAGCTCACCACGACGCGGCGCCGGCACATTGCGCCAGGCTTGAAACGCTTGCTCGGCCTTATCGATCTTGGCCACGACCTGGGCTTTGCTTTCCAGGTGCACCGAGGCAATCGCGCTGCCGTCGATAGGGGTGTGAACGGGATGGTTGCCATGGGTGTAGGCACTGGCCGGGACACCGAGGCGGTCAAGCAGTCCATCAACCATTTTCTTCTCCTGCATGCGATGAGTGGTTGAATTAGTGATCCGGATCAGTATTAATCCGATCACTCTGGCGCAACAAACGACCTTTATTCTGCATATCATTCCGCCAGGTAATGATCTACCCGCTTAGAGAGCCGCTATGTCCAAACGTCTGGTGCCATCAATGGCCGCGCTGCAGTGTTTCGAGGCTGCCGCCCGGCACCTGAGCTTCACCCGCGCCGCCGAAGAGCTGCACCTGACCCAGAGCGCGGTGAGTAAGCAAGTCGCGCAACTGGAGGAAATGCTCCGCCATCACCTGTTCCTGCGCATCCGTCGACGCTTGCAACTGACACCAGCAGGCGCGCTATACCTGACCGAGGTCAACAAGATCCTTACCCAGGTCGATATGTCCAGCCGCTACATCCTCTCGTACGGCGAGCAAACTGAAGTATTGAAGGTAGCCACCCAACCGAGTTTTGGCGTGCGCTGGCTGATTCCGCACCTCAAAGGCTTCGGCAAGCGTCATCCGAATATCCACCTGGATATCCGCAATGAGATGGAGCCCTTCGCCTTGCTGCAAGGCAAGGCCGATGTGGTGTTCTTCTTCGGCCAGGGCACCTGGCCTGGCGCGACCTGCGTCAAATTGTTCGGTGAAGAGGTGGTGCCAGTTTGCGCGCCAGAGCTGTTGCAAGGCCGCACCCTGCACGACGCCAGCGAGCTGTCCGAGCTGGTTCTGCTGCAAAGCACCTCACGCCCAGAGGCCTGGCATGAGTGGTTCCTCGAACAAGGTTTGCATTCTGCCCACAGCTACCACGGGCCGCGCTTTGACACCTTCTATATGAGCCTCAGTGCTGCCCAGTCCGGCTGCGGTGTAGCGCTGGTGCCGCGATACCTGGTGGCGCAGGAGCTGGCGGAAGGCAAATTGGTCGTGCCCTGGCAGCACAGCATGTGCAGCAATGGTTCGCATTTTTTGGCGTTTGCCGAGCACGCGGCGGAAGTCCCCAAGGTGCGCGCCCTGGTCGACTGGATTGCTGCTGAGGTTGAAGCACAAGGTTAAGAATTAACGGAATGACTGATCGACTTTTTTTCGCTTGCGGGACAAGTGCATTCCTCGCTTTCATGTAGGGGTGCCCACTTCACCAGGAAGCTTTCGATGCCCGCTCAAGATTTCGTCAGCCCGGACAGCATTCGCGCGCAGTTCTGCGCCGCCATGTCGCTCATGTATAAACAGGAAGTGCCGCTCTACGGCACCCTGCTGTCGCTGGTGAGCGAGATCAACCAGCAGGTCATGACCCAACAGCCGGAAGTGGCCCAGGCCCTGCGCTGGACCGGCGAAATCGAGCGATTGGATCATGAACGTCACGGCGCCATCCGCGTCGGCACGGCCGAGGAGCTGGCGACCATTGCTCGCTTGTTCGCCGTCATGGGCATGCAACCGGTGGGTTACTACGACCTCAGCTCGGCAGGCGTTCCGGTGCACTCCACCGCCTTTCGCGCCGTGCACGAACAATCACTGCATATCAGTCCGTTCCGGGTCTTTACTTCGCTGCTGCGCCTGGAGCTGATCGACAACCCGGCCTTGCGTGAACTGTCCCGGCAAATCCTTGCTAAACGGCAGATTTTCACCCCGCGCGCACTGGCGCTGATTCAACAGTTCGAGCGTGAGGGTGGCCTGAGTGCCGAGGATGCCAACACCTTTGTTGACGAAGCCCTGCACACCTTCCGTTGGCACCATGACGCGACAGTGACGGCCGAGCAGTATCAGCAACTGCATGACCAGCATCGCCTGATCGCCGATGTGGTGGCCTTCAAGGGCCCACACATCAACCACCTGACACCACGCACCCTGGACATCGATGCCATCCAGTTGGGTATGCCGGCCAAGGGGATTCCACCCAAGGCCGTGATCGAAGGCCCGCCCCCGCGGCGTTGCCCGATCCTGCTGCGTCAGACCAGCTTCAAGGCGCTACAGGAAAAGGTCGCCTTCAGCGATCAACGCGGTGACGCAGGCGGTAGCCACACCGCACGCTTCGGCGAGATCGAGCAACGTGGCGCGGCACTGACGCCCAAGGGGCGCCAGCTGTATGACCAACTGCTCGACGCTGCTCGCGAGGCACTCGGTGGCGTACCTGCAGAGGCCAACGCCGAGCGTTACATGGATCTGCTGAGCAATAGCTTCCAGGCCTTCCCGGATGATCTGGCGCAGATGCGCGAGCAAGGGCTGGCGTATTTCCGCTTCTTTGCAACCGAGCGCGGCATGGCCGCACGCGGCGACGCCGGACGACCCACTTCGCTGGATGGCTTGATCGAAGCTGGCCACGTGCATTTCGAAGCGTTGGTATATGAGGACTTCCTGCCGGTCAGTGCGGCGGGGATCTTTCAGTCCAACCTGGGTGATGATGCGCAGAGCGAATATGGCAGCAATGCCAACCGCGATGCCTTTGAGCAAGCGCTGGGCAGGTCAGTGCAGGATGAACTGGAGCTTTATGCGCAGAGTCAGCAGCGATCACTGCAGGCGTGTGCCAAGGCACTGGACCTGCCAGACCTGTAACCACTCCCGGGCCGCTGTGCGACCCATCGCCGGCAAAGCCGGCACCCACAGTGGTTTCATCCCTTCACCGGGCCATTGTGGGAGTCGGCCTTGCTGGCGATGGGTGCGGCGGCAGCGCCAAAGATTTCCACTTTAGGCAAGTCCATCGCATCTGCCTCCCCCTGCAGGAAATCACTCAAGCGCCGCAGCCGCTCACCCCCGGGCCGGGTCTTCGGCCACACTAGGTAGTAATCCATACCGCTCGCCACAGCCGCCGGCCAAGGCAGGCTCAGTCGTCCCTGGGCCACGTCTTCAGCCACCATCAACAAATCGCCCATCGACACGCCATAACCCCGAGCGGCGGCGATCATGCCCAACTCCAGCGTATCGAACACCTGCCCGCCCTTGAGCGATACTTTGTCAGTCAGCCCCATGCGCGCCAACCAACTGCGCCAGTCACGCTTGTCTGGCGTCGGATGCAGCAACTCGACACCGGCCAAGCGCCGGGCATCCCAAGGGCCTTCGTTGAGCAGCTCAGGGGCGCCTACCGGAATCAACAACTCGGAAAACAGTCGGACCACCTCCCACTCCGGTGGAAAGTGCCCGTCCCCAAGCAGTACAGCGCAATCGAAGGGTTCATGGTTGAAGTCGACATGATCGACATCCATCCAGGCACTGGTCAGTTGCACCTCGTTGCCCGGCTGCAAATGACGAAAACGGCTGAGCCGCGCCAGCAGCCAGCGCATGGTCAGGGTCGAAGGCGCTTTCATGCGCAGGATGTCGTCTTCGCTGCGCAGCGTGTTACAGGCGCGCTCCAACGCCGCAAAGCCTTCACGCACCCCGGGCAGCAACAGCCGGGCAGCCTCACTCAGCTGCAAACTACGGCCATTGCGCACGAACAACCGGCAGGCAAAGTGCTCTTCCAGGGTACGAATGTGTCGGCTGACGGCACTCTGGGTAATCGATAACTCATCCCCGGCGCGGGTGAACGAGCTGTGTCGGGCAGCGGCTTCGAAAGCCCGCAAAGCGTAGAGAGGCGGTAAACGACGCGACATGGCAAAACGTCCAGGCAAACCGAGAGGCAATCGACTAGATCATACTCACATGAGTTTTAATCATGCCAATGATCGTTTTTATCCTTTTGTGGATAGCCGTCAAAAAGCCCAGAATTAAAGACTTTCCCTCTCCTCGCGTCAGAAAAGGACGATCCCATGCAGGCCGCACCCACTCATGAACTCAAGGCACTGTTGCGCCTGGCCGGTCCCCTGATCGCCTCGCAACTGGCCCACATGCTGATGGTGCTGACTGATACGTTGATGATGGCCCGCATCAGCCCCCAGGCCTTGGCCGGTGGCGGTCTGGGTGCGGCCAGCTATTCGTTTGTGTCGATTTTCTGCCTGGGCGTGATTGCTGCCGTCGGCACACTGGTAGCGATTCGCAAGGGGGCTGGCGATATTGCCGGCGCTGCCCGACTGACCCAGGCGGGGCTGTGGCTGGCCTGGGCGATGGCGCTGGGCGCAGCGCTGGCGCTGTGGAACCTGGAGCCGGTGCTGTTGTTGCTTGGTCAAAGCCCGAACAACGTCGAGGCGGCTGCCCAGTTCCTGCTCCTGCTGCCCCTTGCCCTGCCTGGCTACCTGAGCTTTATGGCCCTGCGCGGCTTTACCAGCGCCATCGGCCGCTCGACCCCAGTGATGGTCATCAGCCTGGTCGGGACCGTAGCCAACTTCCTGCTCAACTATGCGCTGATCGAAGGCATGTTCGGTCTACCCAAGCTGGGGCTGGTCGGTATCGGCCTGGTGACCGCCATCGTGGCCAACTGCATGGCGGTGGCCATGGCCCTGTACATTCGCTGGCACCCGGCTTACGCGCCCTACCCGATTCGTAAGGGCCTGAGCCGCCCTTCGTGGCCGGCCTTGCGTGAGTTGTGGCGTCTGGGTCTGCCGATTGGCGGTACCTATACGGTAGAAGTCGGTTTGTTCGCTTTTGCCGCACTGTGCATGGGTGTGCTGGGCAGTACTGAACTGGCGGCGCACCAGATCGCCCTGCAGATCGTTTCGACTGCGTTCATGATTCCGGCCGGGCTGTCCTATGCCGTCACCATGCGTGTCGGGCTCTACTATGGTGCTGGTAACCTGCTTGGCGCACGCCATGCCGGACGGGTTGGTATTGGCTTTGGCGCAGCGATGATGCTGGGCTTTGCCATGCTGTTCTGGCTGATGCCCGACCCGCTGGTCGGGCTGTTCCTCGACCACGGTGATCCGGCCTTCGCTGACATCATCCAGCTGGCCGTTAGCCTGTTGATGGTAGCTGCTTGGTTCGAGCTGTTCGATGGTGTGCAAACCATCGCCATGGGTTCGATCCGGGGCCTGAAGGATGCCAAGACCACGTTCCTGGTCGGGCTGTTCTGCTATTGGGTCATTGGTGCTCCCGCTGCTTGGTTGCTGGCCTTCACCCTCGGCATGGGCGCGGTGGGCGTCTGGTGGGGGCTGGCCCTTGGCCTGGCCTGCGCGGCGGTGAGCCTGACCCTGGCGTTCGAGTGGCGGATGAAGCGGATGTTGGGGCGATCCAACGGTGCGAACAAGGCCGCCACTACAGCGGCTTAACATTCCGTGGGAGCGGATTCATCCGCTCCCACGGAATTACAAAGCCACCGACTGCTGCGCCGATCGGCTCAGCAAAAACACCATCAACTCCTCAATCGGCAAGGGCCGACTGATCAGGAAGCCCTGTACCTGATCACACTTGAACCTGCGCAACAGGTCCATTTGTTCCGCAGTTTCCACCCCTTCGGCCACCACCTCCAGATTGAGGTTATGCGCCAGATTGATCATCGCATGGACCAGTTTGCAGTTCTCTTCGCGCTGTTCCATGCCGCCAACAAAGCTGCGGTCGACCTTGAGCAAGGTGATCGGCAGGCTGTTAAGGTGGACGAAGGACGAAAAGCCGGTACCGAAATCGTCGAGCGAAAAACGCACGCCCAATCGGCCCAGGGCATCCATGGTCTGCTGGACCAGGTCATTGCGGCGCATCACTGCCGTCTCAGTGAGTTCAAACTCCAGCCAACGCGCATCGACGCCATGCTCGATGATCAGCCGGCTCAAGGTGGCCAGCAGCTGACTGTCCTGGAACTGGCGGAACGACAAGTTGACCGCCATATGCAGCGGCGCCAGGCC
Protein-coding sequences here:
- the amaA gene encoding L-pipecolate oxidase, with product MPELRQQCLWEHVTKLATPVDKLATELKADVCVIGGGITGLSAALHLLEQGKSVIVLEAWKIGHGGSGRNVGLVNAGTWIRPDDVEATLGQLQGSRLNKVLGEAPAEVFATIKRLGIDCQAHNTGTLHMAHNASGVADLEARHQQWTRRGADVELLTGARCEEYCGTDKISAALLDRRAGTINPMAYTQGLAAAVTRLGGQIFQQSAVEGLAREGHSWRVKTANGSVSADKVVISTGAYTEGDWTTLQKHFFRGYYYQVASAPLQGEAADNVLKHGQGSWDTRTVLSSIRRDDEGRLLLGSLGRVDNKPSWFIRSWADRIQNHYFPQLGKVEWEMHWTGCIDFTPDHLMRLFEPAPGLVAVTGYNGRGNTTGTVIGKAFAQFLLEDNPDALPIPFSAMKPVSAPALRTGFYETGFSLYHAGQCLRVVL
- the amaB gene encoding L-piperidine-6-carboxylate dehydrogenase; translation: MVDGLLDRLGVPASAYTHGNHPVHTPIDGSAIASVHLESKAQVVAKIDKAEQAFQAWRNVPAPRRGELIRLFGEVLRENKAALGELVSVEAGKITQEGLGEVQEMIDICDFAVGLSRQLYGLTIASERPGHHMRETWHPLGVVGVISAFNFPVAVWAWNTSLALVCGNAVVWKPSEKTPLTALACQALFEKALKAFGDAPEGLSQLIIGDREAGEALVDDPRVPLVSATGSTRMGREVGPRVAARFGRSILELGGNNAMILAPSADLDLAVRGILFSAVGTAGQRCTTLRRLIVHRSIKDEVVARVKAAYAKVRIGDPRKDNLVGPLIDKPSFSAMQDALARARDEGGQVFGGERQLAEQYPNAYYVTPAIAEMPAQSAVVRHETFAPILYVLAYDDFEEALRLNNEVPQGLSSCIFTTDLREAERFQSASGSDCGIANVNIGTSGAEIGGAFGGEKETGGGRESGSDSWKAYMRRQTNTVNYSRELPLAQGIVFD
- a CDS encoding LysR family transcriptional regulator, with the protein product MSKRLVPSMAALQCFEAAARHLSFTRAAEELHLTQSAVSKQVAQLEEMLRHHLFLRIRRRLQLTPAGALYLTEVNKILTQVDMSSRYILSYGEQTEVLKVATQPSFGVRWLIPHLKGFGKRHPNIHLDIRNEMEPFALLQGKADVVFFFGQGTWPGATCVKLFGEEVVPVCAPELLQGRTLHDASELSELVLLQSTSRPEAWHEWFLEQGLHSAHSYHGPRFDTFYMSLSAAQSGCGVALVPRYLVAQELAEGKLVVPWQHSMCSNGSHFLAFAEHAAEVPKVRALVDWIAAEVEAQG
- the hglS gene encoding 2-oxoadipate dioxygenase/decarboxylase HglS, producing the protein MPAQDFVSPDSIRAQFCAAMSLMYKQEVPLYGTLLSLVSEINQQVMTQQPEVAQALRWTGEIERLDHERHGAIRVGTAEELATIARLFAVMGMQPVGYYDLSSAGVPVHSTAFRAVHEQSLHISPFRVFTSLLRLELIDNPALRELSRQILAKRQIFTPRALALIQQFEREGGLSAEDANTFVDEALHTFRWHHDATVTAEQYQQLHDQHRLIADVVAFKGPHINHLTPRTLDIDAIQLGMPAKGIPPKAVIEGPPPRRCPILLRQTSFKALQEKVAFSDQRGDAGGSHTARFGEIEQRGAALTPKGRQLYDQLLDAAREALGGVPAEANAERYMDLLSNSFQAFPDDLAQMREQGLAYFRFFATERGMAARGDAGRPTSLDGLIEAGHVHFEALVYEDFLPVSAAGIFQSNLGDDAQSEYGSNANRDAFEQALGRSVQDELELYAQSQQRSLQACAKALDLPDL
- a CDS encoding LysR substrate-binding domain-containing protein, translated to MSRRLPPLYALRAFEAAARHSSFTRAGDELSITQSAVSRHIRTLEEHFACRLFVRNGRSLQLSEAARLLLPGVREGFAALERACNTLRSEDDILRMKAPSTLTMRWLLARLSRFRHLQPGNEVQLTSAWMDVDHVDFNHEPFDCAVLLGDGHFPPEWEVVRLFSELLIPVGAPELLNEGPWDARRLAGVELLHPTPDKRDWRSWLARMGLTDKVSLKGGQVFDTLELGMIAAARGYGVSMGDLLMVAEDVAQGRLSLPWPAAVASGMDYYLVWPKTRPGGERLRRLSDFLQGEADAMDLPKVEIFGAAAAPIASKADSHNGPVKG
- a CDS encoding NorM family multidrug efflux MATE transporter; translated protein: MQAAPTHELKALLRLAGPLIASQLAHMLMVLTDTLMMARISPQALAGGGLGAASYSFVSIFCLGVIAAVGTLVAIRKGAGDIAGAARLTQAGLWLAWAMALGAALALWNLEPVLLLLGQSPNNVEAAAQFLLLLPLALPGYLSFMALRGFTSAIGRSTPVMVISLVGTVANFLLNYALIEGMFGLPKLGLVGIGLVTAIVANCMAVAMALYIRWHPAYAPYPIRKGLSRPSWPALRELWRLGLPIGGTYTVEVGLFAFAALCMGVLGSTELAAHQIALQIVSTAFMIPAGLSYAVTMRVGLYYGAGNLLGARHAGRVGIGFGAAMMLGFAMLFWLMPDPLVGLFLDHGDPAFADIIQLAVSLLMVAAWFELFDGVQTIAMGSIRGLKDAKTTFLVGLFCYWVIGAPAAWLLAFTLGMGAVGVWWGLALGLACAAVSLTLAFEWRMKRMLGRSNGANKAATTAA